The proteins below come from a single Chitinophaga pinensis DSM 2588 genomic window:
- a CDS encoding STAS domain-containing protein produces MKLDTAKVLQKRKKQILELWMKNQLVDFSLREDLMSNDELSVQSEELVDVLLQALSSSSLDDVQSNALEPVYEVLEGISISRAKQGYSPRETGTFVFSLKDALLSVLQQEIKNDPIQLLDESLKVSKLIDSLGIVTFETFIKGREEVILRQTDEIAEISTPVIRVWDGIVAMPIIGTLDSSRTQVVMENLLQEIVDTSSSIAILDISGVPAVDSLVAQHLIKTVSATRLMGAECIISGIRPEIAQTVVHLGIDLSGIVTKATLASALRYAYSLLQLEVRKVVAK; encoded by the coding sequence ATGAAGCTAGACACAGCTAAAGTTTTGCAGAAAAGGAAAAAACAGATTCTCGAATTGTGGATGAAGAACCAATTAGTGGATTTTTCTCTACGGGAAGACCTTATGTCGAACGACGAACTCAGCGTACAATCAGAAGAACTTGTAGACGTTTTACTACAAGCTTTAAGCAGTTCTAGTCTGGATGATGTACAATCAAACGCTCTGGAACCTGTCTATGAAGTACTGGAAGGTATTTCTATTTCCCGGGCTAAACAGGGTTATTCTCCGAGAGAAACAGGCACTTTTGTGTTCAGCCTGAAAGACGCATTATTATCCGTTCTGCAACAGGAAATCAAAAATGACCCTATTCAGTTGCTGGACGAAAGCCTGAAGGTCAGCAAACTGATCGACAGCCTCGGCATCGTTACATTTGAAACGTTTATTAAAGGAAGAGAAGAAGTGATTCTGCGTCAAACCGACGAGATAGCCGAAATCTCCACCCCCGTTATCCGTGTATGGGACGGCATTGTTGCCATGCCTATTATCGGCACCCTGGACAGCTCCCGTACCCAGGTCGTAATGGAGAACCTCTTACAGGAAATAGTAGATACATCCAGCAGCATCGCCATCCTGGATATCTCCGGCGTTCCTGCCGTTGATTCCCTCGTTGCACAACACCTTATTAAAACTGTCAGCGCGACGCGCCTGATGGGAGCGGAATGCATTATCAGCGGTATTCGACCTGAAATCGCTCAGACAGTCGTTCACCTGGGTATCGACCTGTCTGGTATCGTTACCAAAGCTACACTGGCAAGCGCCCTAAGATATGCATATTCGCTTTTACAGTTAGAAGTAAGAAAAGTAGTTGCAAAGTAA
- a CDS encoding 23S rRNA (pseudouridine(1915)-N(3))-methyltransferase RlmH yields MKIQLWSIGKENDPYIRDGIAIFQKRLQHYVDFELKLIPTVKQAASLSVPELKKQEGKMILDMLQPQDYLVALDEYGKMQTTMQLADFIQQRANAATRQVIFLIGGAFGLDTAVLERAQLKLSLSPLTFPHQLVRLIMTEQLYRAYTVINREKYHHQ; encoded by the coding sequence GTGAAAATACAACTCTGGAGTATAGGAAAAGAGAATGACCCATATATAAGGGACGGTATTGCTATCTTTCAAAAGCGACTGCAACATTATGTCGACTTTGAACTAAAGCTGATCCCGACCGTGAAACAGGCCGCCAGTCTCTCCGTGCCGGAACTGAAAAAACAGGAAGGTAAAATGATACTGGATATGCTGCAACCACAGGATTACCTGGTAGCCTTGGATGAATATGGGAAAATGCAGACAACCATGCAACTGGCTGATTTCATCCAGCAACGTGCCAATGCAGCAACCCGGCAGGTGATATTCCTGATTGGTGGCGCTTTCGGACTGGATACTGCCGTCCTGGAAAGAGCACAACTTAAATTATCGCTGTCCCCCCTCACCTTCCCGCACCAGCTGGTGAGACTGATCATGACCGAACAACTCTACCGGGCCTATACGGTCATTAACCGGGAGAAATATCATCATCAGTAA
- a CDS encoding STAS domain-containing protein: MDKIPILKIGHFLMVAIQVDLYDRLALNLEADLVQAVSKTGARGVLIDISSVSIVDSFMGRILGNIANMSRILDADTVIVGMQPAVAITLVELGLPLKGVQTALNVEKGMELLQQKMKITEEAEEPEE; encoded by the coding sequence ATGGACAAAATACCCATTCTCAAAATTGGCCACTTCCTGATGGTAGCCATTCAGGTTGACTTATATGACAGACTTGCGCTTAATCTGGAAGCTGACCTGGTACAGGCTGTAAGTAAGACTGGCGCCAGAGGCGTATTAATTGATATCTCTTCTGTTTCTATCGTAGACTCCTTTATGGGAAGAATACTGGGAAACATAGCAAATATGAGCAGAATTCTCGATGCGGATACGGTAATTGTTGGTATGCAACCCGCTGTAGCCATCACACTCGTAGAATTGGGATTGCCGCTGAAAGGCGTTCAGACTGCGCTGAATGTAGAAAAAGGAATGGAATTGCTACAGCAGAAAATGAAGATCACCGAAGAAGCTGAGGAACCTGAGGAATGA
- a CDS encoding rhomboid family intramembrane serine protease codes for MALTLSISIIVITCIISITSFNNEQRVADLSMWPYLVKEKKQYYRFITSGLVHANFMHLAFNMFTLFFFGGFIERQFEVIFQSKLYYLLFYILGLILSDIPTFLKHRNNPDYQTIGASGAVSAVVFAAILFNPWATIYVFVIPMPAILYGVVYLGYTIYMSRQESNGINHDAHLWGAVFGILFPLIFEPRIGQLFLYQLTHHF; via the coding sequence ATGGCATTGACACTTAGCATATCAATTATCGTCATCACCTGTATCATATCCATCACGTCCTTCAATAACGAACAACGTGTGGCAGATCTCAGTATGTGGCCGTATCTGGTAAAAGAAAAGAAACAATACTACCGTTTTATCACCTCTGGCCTTGTACATGCTAATTTCATGCACCTGGCCTTCAATATGTTTACGCTCTTTTTCTTTGGTGGCTTCATCGAACGCCAGTTCGAAGTCATCTTCCAGAGCAAACTTTATTATCTGCTGTTCTATATATTAGGGTTAATCCTTTCAGATATTCCGACTTTCCTCAAACATAGAAACAATCCCGACTACCAGACGATCGGAGCTTCCGGCGCCGTTTCTGCGGTGGTATTTGCAGCCATTCTCTTTAACCCCTGGGCGACGATATATGTATTTGTCATCCCAATGCCTGCTATCCTTTATGGTGTTGTGTATCTCGGCTATACGATTTATATGTCCCGTCAGGAAAGCAACGGTATTAACCATGACGCACACCTCTGGGGCGCTGTATTCGGCATTTTGTTCCCTTTAATCTTTGAACCAAGGATCGGACAACTGTTTCTCTACCAGCTGACGCATCACTTCTAG
- a CDS encoding anti-sigma regulatory factor, protein MIVLSSDNMRIAKELDMVVFRNRLKEFAVKIGMGLVNQTKLITAASELSRNILRYAGEGTVLIEIVNGQRQNGVRVTFSDNGPGIPNVDQAMKDGFSTGKSLGLGLPGAKRLVSEFDIKSTVGKGTTITITKWKNG, encoded by the coding sequence ATGATAGTACTATCCAGCGATAATATGCGCATTGCGAAAGAGTTGGATATGGTAGTTTTCAGAAACCGATTGAAGGAATTTGCCGTCAAAATTGGCATGGGCCTCGTCAATCAGACTAAACTGATCACTGCCGCCAGCGAGCTATCCCGAAACATATTACGATATGCGGGAGAAGGTACTGTCCTCATAGAAATAGTCAACGGCCAACGCCAGAACGGTGTCCGGGTTACCTTTTCAGATAATGGCCCGGGCATTCCAAACGTAGACCAGGCTATGAAAGACGGTTTCTCTACCGGTAAAAGCCTCGGATTGGGGCTGCCGGGGGCAAAACGTCTCGTGAGTGAATTTGATATTAAAAGTACGGTGGGTAAAGGAACCACCATTACAATCACTAAATGGAAGAATGGATAA